One Rhinolophus sinicus isolate RSC01 linkage group LG06, ASM3656204v1, whole genome shotgun sequence DNA window includes the following coding sequences:
- the LOC109436980 gene encoding hemoglobin subunit beta — translation MVHLTGEEKGYVTGLWGKVNVDEVGGEALGRLLVVYPWTQRFFDSFGDLSSASAVMGNAKVKAHGKKVLDSFSNGLKNLDNLKGTFAKLSELHCDKLHVDPENFRLLGNVLVCVLARNFGKEFTPQVQAAYQKVVAGVATALAHKYH, via the exons ATGGTGCATCTGACTGGTGAAGAGAAGGGTTACGTCACCGGCCTGTGGGGCAAGGTGAACGTGGACGAAGTTGGTGGTGAGGCCCTGGGCAG GCTGCTGGTGGTCTACCCCTGGACTCAGAGGTTCTTTGACTCCTTTGGGGACCTGTCCTCTGCTTCTGCTGTTATGGGCAATGCTAAGGTGAAGGCTCATGGCAAGAAAGTGCTAGACTCCTTCAGTAATGGTCTGAAGAATCTCGACAACCTCAAGGGCACCTTTGCTAAGCTGAGTGAGCTGCACTGTGACAAGCTTCACGTGGATCCTGAGAACTTCAGG CTCCTGGGCAACGTGCTGGTGTGTGTGCTGGCTCGCAACTTTGGCAAGGAATTCACCCCGCAGGTGCAGGCTGCCTATCAGAAGGTGGTGGCTGGTGTGGCCACTGCCCTGGCTCACAAGTACCACTGA
- the LOC109436981 gene encoding hemoglobin subunit epsilon-4 — translation MVHFTPEEKAAVANLWAKVNVEVVGGEILGRLLVVYPWTQRFFDSFGNLSSETAIMGNPKVKAHGKKVLNSFGNAVKHMDDLKGTFSHLSELHCDRLHVDPENFKLLGNMIVIVLATQFNREFTPQMQAAWQKLTTAVANALAYKYH, via the exons ATGGTGCATTTTACTCCTGAGGAGAAGGCTGCTGTTGCTAACCTGTGGGCCAAGGTGAATGTGGAGGTTGTCGGAGGCGAGATTCTGGGAAG GCTCCTAGTTGTCTACCCTTGGACCCAGAGGTTCTTTGACAGTTTTGGGAACTTATCCTCTGAAACCGCAATAATGGGCAACCCCAAGGTCAAGGCCCATGGCAAGAAGGTGCTGAACTCCTTCGGAAATGCTGTTAAGCATATGGATGACCTCAAGGGCACCTTTTCTCACCTGAGTGAGCTGCACTGTGACAGGCTGCATGTGGATCCTGAGAACTTTAAG CTCCTTGGCAACATGATAGTGATTGTCTTGGCAACCCAGTTCAACAGGGAGTTTACCCCACAGATGCAGGCTGCCTGGCAGAAGCtgacaactgctgtggctaatgCTCTGGCCTACAAGTACCACTGA
- the HBE1 gene encoding hemoglobin subunit epsilon yields the protein MVHFTGEEKAIIANTWGKVNVEEAGGEALGRLLVVYPWTQRFFDNFGNLSSSSAIMGNPKVKAHGKKVLTSFGDAIKNMDNLKSTFAKLSELHCDKLHVDPENFRLLGNVLVIILASHFGKEFTPDVQAAWQKLVASVANALAHKYH from the exons ATGGTGCATTTTACTGGTGAGGAGAAGGCTATTATCGCTAATACGTGGGGCAAAGTGAATGTGGAAGAAGCTGGAGGCGAGGCCCTGGGCAG GCTCCTGGTTGTCTACCCCTGGACCCAGAGGTTCTTTGACAATTTTGGCAATCTGTCCTCTTCCTCTGCCATAATGGGTAACCCCAAGGTCAAGGCCCATGGCAAGAAGGTGCTGACTTCCTTCGGAGATGCAATTAAGAACATGGACAACCTCAAGAGCACCTTTGCTAAGCTGAGTGAGCTGCACTGTGACAAGCTGCACGTGGATCCTGAGAACTTCAGG CTCCTGGGCAACGTGCTGGTGATTATTCTGGCTTCTCATTTTGGCAAGGAATTCACCCCTGATGTGCAGGCGGCTTGGCAGAAGCTGGTGGCCAGTGTTGCCAATGCTCTGGCCCACAAATACCATTGA